The Orcinus orca chromosome 4, mOrcOrc1.1, whole genome shotgun sequence genome includes a region encoding these proteins:
- the RBM47 gene encoding RNA-binding protein 47 isoform X4 encodes MTAEDSTAAMSSESAAGSSAKVPEGVAGAPNEAALLALMERTGYSMVQENGQRKYGGPPPGWEGPHPQRGCEVFVGKIPRDVYEDELVPVFEVVGRIYELRLMMDFDGKNRGYAFVMYCHKHEAKRAVRELNNYEIRPGRLLGVCCSVDNCRLFIGGIPKMKKREEILEEIAKVTEGVLDVIVYASAADKMKNRGFAFVEYESHRAAAMARRKLMPGRIQLWGHQIAVDWAEPEIDVDEDVMETVKILYVRNLMIETTEDTIKKSFGQFNPGCVERVKKIRDYAFVHFASREDAVHAMNNLNGTELEGSCLEVTLAKPVDKEQYSRYQKAAKGGGAAEAAVVQQPSYVYSCDPYTLAYYGYPYNALIGPNRDYFVKAGSIRGRGRGAAGNRAPGPRGSYLGGYSAGRGIYSRYHEGKGKQQEKGYELVPNLEISAVNPVAIKPGTVAIPAIGAQYSMFQAAPAPKMIEDGKIHTMEHMISPIAVQPDPASAAAAAAAAVIPAVSTPPPFQLRERAP; translated from the exons ATGACCGCAGAGGATTCCACCGCAGCCATGAGCAGCGAGTCGGCCGCTGGGTCCTCCGCCAAGGTGCCCGAGGGCGTGGCGGGCGCGCCCAACGAGGCGGCGCTTCTGGCGCTGATGGAGCGCACGGGCTACAGCATGGTGCAGGAGAACGGGCAGCGCAAGTACGGCGGCCCGCCGCCCGGCTGGGAAGGTCCGCACCCGCAGCGCGGCTGCGAGGTCTTCGTGGGCAAGATCCCGCGCGACGTGTACGAGGACGAGCTGGTGCCCGTGTTCGAGGTAGTGGGCCGCATCTACGAGCTGCGCCTCATGATGGACTTCGACGGCAAGAACCGCGGCTACGCCTTCGTCATGTACTGCCACAAGCACGAGGCCAAGCGCGCCGTGCGTGAGCTCAATAACTACGAGATCCGCCCCGGCCGCCTGCTCGGCGTGTGCTGCAGCGTGGACAACTGCCGCCTCTTCATCGGCGGCATCCCCAAGATGAAGAAGCGCGAGGAGATCCTGGAGGAGATCGCCAAGGTCACGGAGGGCGTGCTCGACGTGATCGTCTACGCCAGCGCGGCCGACAAGATGAAGAACCGCGGCTTCGCCTTCGTCGAGTACGAGAGCCACCGCGCCGCCGCCATGGCGCGCCGCAAGCTCATGCCCGGCCGCATCCAGCTTTGGGGCCACCAGATCGCCGTGGACTGGGCCGAGCCTGAGATCGACGTGGACGAGGACGTAATGGAGACCGTGAAGATCCTCTACGTGCGGAACCTCATGATCGAGACCACCGAGGACACCATCAAAAAGAGCTTCGGCCAGTTCAACCCGGGCTGCGTGGAGCGCGTCAAGAAGATCCGCGACTACGCCTTCGTGCACTTTGCCAGCCGCGAGGACGCCGTGCACGCCATGAACAACCTCAACGGCACCGAGCTGGAGGGCTCGTGCCTCGAGGTGACGCTGGCCAAGCCCGTGGACAAGGAGCAGTACTCCCGCTACCAGAAGGCGGCCAAGGGCGGCGGCGCAGCCGAGGCGGCAGTGGTGCAGCAGCCCAGCTACGTGTACTCCTGCGACCCCTACACGCTGGCCTACTATGGCTACCCTTACAACGCGCTCATTGGGCCCAACAGGGACTACTTCGTGAAAG CAGGCAGCATAAGAGGCCGGGGTCGAGGTGCAGCTGGCAACAGAGCCCCAGGGCCCAGGGGTTCCTACCTTGGGGGATATTCTGCTGGCCGTGGTATATATAGCCGATAtcatgaaggaaaaggaaaacaacaagaaaaaggaTATGAACTTGTACCGAATTTGGAAATCTCTGCCGTCAATCCAGTTGCCATTAAACCTGGTACAG TGGCCATCCCTGCCATCGGGGCCCAGTATTCCATGTTTCAGGCAGCTCCAGCTCCTAAAATGATTGAAGATGGTAAAATCCACACAATGGAGCACATGATCAGCCCCATCGCTGTGCAGCCAGACCCAGCCAGTGCCGCCGCGGCCGCGGCCGCCGCCGTCATCCCTGCCGTGTCCACGCCACCACCTTTCCAG CTCAGAGAACGAGCTCCGTAG
- the RBM47 gene encoding RNA-binding protein 47 isoform X2, which yields MTAEDSTAAMSSESAAGSSAKVPEGVAGAPNEAALLALMERTGYSMVQENGQRKYGGPPPGWEGPHPQRGCEVFVGKIPRDVYEDELVPVFEVVGRIYELRLMMDFDGKNRGYAFVMYCHKHEAKRAVRELNNYEIRPGRLLGVCCSVDNCRLFIGGIPKMKKREEILEEIAKVTEGVLDVIVYASAADKMKNRGFAFVEYESHRAAAMARRKLMPGRIQLWGHQIAVDWAEPEIDVDEDVMETVKILYVRNLMIETTEDTIKKSFGQFNPGCVERVKKIRDYAFVHFASREDAVHAMNNLNGTELEGSCLEVTLAKPVDKEQYSRYQKAAKGGGAAEAAVVQQPSYVYSCDPYTLAYYGYPYNALIGPNRDYFVKGSIRGRGRGAAGNRAPGPRGSYLGGYSAGRGIYSRYHEGKGKQQEKGYELVPNLEISAVNPVAIKPGTVAIPAIGAQYSMFQAAPAPKMIEDGKIHTMEHMISPIAVQPDPASAAAAAAAAVIPAVSTPPPFQGRPITPVYTVAPNVQRIPAAGIYGASYVPFAAPTTATIATLQKNAAAAVYSGYAGYIPQAFPAAAIQVPIHDVYQTY from the exons ATGACCGCAGAGGATTCCACCGCAGCCATGAGCAGCGAGTCGGCCGCTGGGTCCTCCGCCAAGGTGCCCGAGGGCGTGGCGGGCGCGCCCAACGAGGCGGCGCTTCTGGCGCTGATGGAGCGCACGGGCTACAGCATGGTGCAGGAGAACGGGCAGCGCAAGTACGGCGGCCCGCCGCCCGGCTGGGAAGGTCCGCACCCGCAGCGCGGCTGCGAGGTCTTCGTGGGCAAGATCCCGCGCGACGTGTACGAGGACGAGCTGGTGCCCGTGTTCGAGGTAGTGGGCCGCATCTACGAGCTGCGCCTCATGATGGACTTCGACGGCAAGAACCGCGGCTACGCCTTCGTCATGTACTGCCACAAGCACGAGGCCAAGCGCGCCGTGCGTGAGCTCAATAACTACGAGATCCGCCCCGGCCGCCTGCTCGGCGTGTGCTGCAGCGTGGACAACTGCCGCCTCTTCATCGGCGGCATCCCCAAGATGAAGAAGCGCGAGGAGATCCTGGAGGAGATCGCCAAGGTCACGGAGGGCGTGCTCGACGTGATCGTCTACGCCAGCGCGGCCGACAAGATGAAGAACCGCGGCTTCGCCTTCGTCGAGTACGAGAGCCACCGCGCCGCCGCCATGGCGCGCCGCAAGCTCATGCCCGGCCGCATCCAGCTTTGGGGCCACCAGATCGCCGTGGACTGGGCCGAGCCTGAGATCGACGTGGACGAGGACGTAATGGAGACCGTGAAGATCCTCTACGTGCGGAACCTCATGATCGAGACCACCGAGGACACCATCAAAAAGAGCTTCGGCCAGTTCAACCCGGGCTGCGTGGAGCGCGTCAAGAAGATCCGCGACTACGCCTTCGTGCACTTTGCCAGCCGCGAGGACGCCGTGCACGCCATGAACAACCTCAACGGCACCGAGCTGGAGGGCTCGTGCCTCGAGGTGACGCTGGCCAAGCCCGTGGACAAGGAGCAGTACTCCCGCTACCAGAAGGCGGCCAAGGGCGGCGGCGCAGCCGAGGCGGCAGTGGTGCAGCAGCCCAGCTACGTGTACTCCTGCGACCCCTACACGCTGGCCTACTATGGCTACCCTTACAACGCGCTCATTGGGCCCAACAGGGACTACTTCGTGAAAG GCAGCATAAGAGGCCGGGGTCGAGGTGCAGCTGGCAACAGAGCCCCAGGGCCCAGGGGTTCCTACCTTGGGGGATATTCTGCTGGCCGTGGTATATATAGCCGATAtcatgaaggaaaaggaaaacaacaagaaaaaggaTATGAACTTGTACCGAATTTGGAAATCTCTGCCGTCAATCCAGTTGCCATTAAACCTGGTACAG TGGCCATCCCTGCCATCGGGGCCCAGTATTCCATGTTTCAGGCAGCTCCAGCTCCTAAAATGATTGAAGATGGTAAAATCCACACAATGGAGCACATGATCAGCCCCATCGCTGTGCAGCCAGACCCAGCCAGTGCCGCCGCGGCCGCGGCCGCCGCCGTCATCCCTGCCGTGTCCACGCCACCACCTTTCCAG ggCCGCCCAATAACTCCAGTGTACACGGTGGCTCCGAACGTTCAGAGAATTCCCGCTGCCGGGATCTACGGGGCCAGTTATGTGCCATTTGCTGCTCCGACCACAGCTACGATCGCCACGCTGCAGAAGAACGCAGCGGCCGCCGTCTACAGCGGGTACGCAGGCTACATACCTCAGGCCTTCCCCGCCGCTGCTATCCAGGTGCCCATCCACGACGTCTACCAGACCTACTGA
- the RBM47 gene encoding RNA-binding protein 47 isoform X1, with product MTAEDSTAAMSSESAAGSSAKVPEGVAGAPNEAALLALMERTGYSMVQENGQRKYGGPPPGWEGPHPQRGCEVFVGKIPRDVYEDELVPVFEVVGRIYELRLMMDFDGKNRGYAFVMYCHKHEAKRAVRELNNYEIRPGRLLGVCCSVDNCRLFIGGIPKMKKREEILEEIAKVTEGVLDVIVYASAADKMKNRGFAFVEYESHRAAAMARRKLMPGRIQLWGHQIAVDWAEPEIDVDEDVMETVKILYVRNLMIETTEDTIKKSFGQFNPGCVERVKKIRDYAFVHFASREDAVHAMNNLNGTELEGSCLEVTLAKPVDKEQYSRYQKAAKGGGAAEAAVVQQPSYVYSCDPYTLAYYGYPYNALIGPNRDYFVKAGSIRGRGRGAAGNRAPGPRGSYLGGYSAGRGIYSRYHEGKGKQQEKGYELVPNLEISAVNPVAIKPGTVAIPAIGAQYSMFQAAPAPKMIEDGKIHTMEHMISPIAVQPDPASAAAAAAAAVIPAVSTPPPFQGRPITPVYTVAPNVQRIPAAGIYGASYVPFAAPTTATIATLQKNAAAAVYSGYAGYIPQAFPAAAIQVPIHDVYQTY from the exons ATGACCGCAGAGGATTCCACCGCAGCCATGAGCAGCGAGTCGGCCGCTGGGTCCTCCGCCAAGGTGCCCGAGGGCGTGGCGGGCGCGCCCAACGAGGCGGCGCTTCTGGCGCTGATGGAGCGCACGGGCTACAGCATGGTGCAGGAGAACGGGCAGCGCAAGTACGGCGGCCCGCCGCCCGGCTGGGAAGGTCCGCACCCGCAGCGCGGCTGCGAGGTCTTCGTGGGCAAGATCCCGCGCGACGTGTACGAGGACGAGCTGGTGCCCGTGTTCGAGGTAGTGGGCCGCATCTACGAGCTGCGCCTCATGATGGACTTCGACGGCAAGAACCGCGGCTACGCCTTCGTCATGTACTGCCACAAGCACGAGGCCAAGCGCGCCGTGCGTGAGCTCAATAACTACGAGATCCGCCCCGGCCGCCTGCTCGGCGTGTGCTGCAGCGTGGACAACTGCCGCCTCTTCATCGGCGGCATCCCCAAGATGAAGAAGCGCGAGGAGATCCTGGAGGAGATCGCCAAGGTCACGGAGGGCGTGCTCGACGTGATCGTCTACGCCAGCGCGGCCGACAAGATGAAGAACCGCGGCTTCGCCTTCGTCGAGTACGAGAGCCACCGCGCCGCCGCCATGGCGCGCCGCAAGCTCATGCCCGGCCGCATCCAGCTTTGGGGCCACCAGATCGCCGTGGACTGGGCCGAGCCTGAGATCGACGTGGACGAGGACGTAATGGAGACCGTGAAGATCCTCTACGTGCGGAACCTCATGATCGAGACCACCGAGGACACCATCAAAAAGAGCTTCGGCCAGTTCAACCCGGGCTGCGTGGAGCGCGTCAAGAAGATCCGCGACTACGCCTTCGTGCACTTTGCCAGCCGCGAGGACGCCGTGCACGCCATGAACAACCTCAACGGCACCGAGCTGGAGGGCTCGTGCCTCGAGGTGACGCTGGCCAAGCCCGTGGACAAGGAGCAGTACTCCCGCTACCAGAAGGCGGCCAAGGGCGGCGGCGCAGCCGAGGCGGCAGTGGTGCAGCAGCCCAGCTACGTGTACTCCTGCGACCCCTACACGCTGGCCTACTATGGCTACCCTTACAACGCGCTCATTGGGCCCAACAGGGACTACTTCGTGAAAG CAGGCAGCATAAGAGGCCGGGGTCGAGGTGCAGCTGGCAACAGAGCCCCAGGGCCCAGGGGTTCCTACCTTGGGGGATATTCTGCTGGCCGTGGTATATATAGCCGATAtcatgaaggaaaaggaaaacaacaagaaaaaggaTATGAACTTGTACCGAATTTGGAAATCTCTGCCGTCAATCCAGTTGCCATTAAACCTGGTACAG TGGCCATCCCTGCCATCGGGGCCCAGTATTCCATGTTTCAGGCAGCTCCAGCTCCTAAAATGATTGAAGATGGTAAAATCCACACAATGGAGCACATGATCAGCCCCATCGCTGTGCAGCCAGACCCAGCCAGTGCCGCCGCGGCCGCGGCCGCCGCCGTCATCCCTGCCGTGTCCACGCCACCACCTTTCCAG ggCCGCCCAATAACTCCAGTGTACACGGTGGCTCCGAACGTTCAGAGAATTCCCGCTGCCGGGATCTACGGGGCCAGTTATGTGCCATTTGCTGCTCCGACCACAGCTACGATCGCCACGCTGCAGAAGAACGCAGCGGCCGCCGTCTACAGCGGGTACGCAGGCTACATACCTCAGGCCTTCCCCGCCGCTGCTATCCAGGTGCCCATCCACGACGTCTACCAGACCTACTGA
- the RBM47 gene encoding RNA-binding protein 47 isoform X3: protein MTAEDSTAAMSSESAAGSSAKVPEGVAGAPNEAALLALMERTGYSMVQENGQRKYGGPPPGWEGPHPQRGCEVFVGKIPRDVYEDELVPVFEVVGRIYELRLMMDFDGKNRGYAFVMYCHKHEAKRAVRELNNYEIRPGRLLGVCCSVDNCRLFIGGIPKMKKREEILEEIAKVTEGVLDVIVYASAADKMKNRGFAFVEYESHRAAAMARRKLMPGRIQLWGHQIAVDWAEPEIDVDEDVMETVKILYVRNLMIETTEDTIKKSFGQFNPGCVERVKKIRDYAFVHFASREDAVHAMNNLNGTELEGSCLEVTLAKPVDKEQYSRYQKAAKGGGAAEAAVVQQPSYVYSCDPYTLAYYGYPYNALIGPNRDYFVKVAIPAIGAQYSMFQAAPAPKMIEDGKIHTMEHMISPIAVQPDPASAAAAAAAAVIPAVSTPPPFQGRPITPVYTVAPNVQRIPAAGIYGASYVPFAAPTTATIATLQKNAAAAVYSGYAGYIPQAFPAAAIQVPIHDVYQTY from the exons ATGACCGCAGAGGATTCCACCGCAGCCATGAGCAGCGAGTCGGCCGCTGGGTCCTCCGCCAAGGTGCCCGAGGGCGTGGCGGGCGCGCCCAACGAGGCGGCGCTTCTGGCGCTGATGGAGCGCACGGGCTACAGCATGGTGCAGGAGAACGGGCAGCGCAAGTACGGCGGCCCGCCGCCCGGCTGGGAAGGTCCGCACCCGCAGCGCGGCTGCGAGGTCTTCGTGGGCAAGATCCCGCGCGACGTGTACGAGGACGAGCTGGTGCCCGTGTTCGAGGTAGTGGGCCGCATCTACGAGCTGCGCCTCATGATGGACTTCGACGGCAAGAACCGCGGCTACGCCTTCGTCATGTACTGCCACAAGCACGAGGCCAAGCGCGCCGTGCGTGAGCTCAATAACTACGAGATCCGCCCCGGCCGCCTGCTCGGCGTGTGCTGCAGCGTGGACAACTGCCGCCTCTTCATCGGCGGCATCCCCAAGATGAAGAAGCGCGAGGAGATCCTGGAGGAGATCGCCAAGGTCACGGAGGGCGTGCTCGACGTGATCGTCTACGCCAGCGCGGCCGACAAGATGAAGAACCGCGGCTTCGCCTTCGTCGAGTACGAGAGCCACCGCGCCGCCGCCATGGCGCGCCGCAAGCTCATGCCCGGCCGCATCCAGCTTTGGGGCCACCAGATCGCCGTGGACTGGGCCGAGCCTGAGATCGACGTGGACGAGGACGTAATGGAGACCGTGAAGATCCTCTACGTGCGGAACCTCATGATCGAGACCACCGAGGACACCATCAAAAAGAGCTTCGGCCAGTTCAACCCGGGCTGCGTGGAGCGCGTCAAGAAGATCCGCGACTACGCCTTCGTGCACTTTGCCAGCCGCGAGGACGCCGTGCACGCCATGAACAACCTCAACGGCACCGAGCTGGAGGGCTCGTGCCTCGAGGTGACGCTGGCCAAGCCCGTGGACAAGGAGCAGTACTCCCGCTACCAGAAGGCGGCCAAGGGCGGCGGCGCAGCCGAGGCGGCAGTGGTGCAGCAGCCCAGCTACGTGTACTCCTGCGACCCCTACACGCTGGCCTACTATGGCTACCCTTACAACGCGCTCATTGGGCCCAACAGGGACTACTTCGTGAAAG TGGCCATCCCTGCCATCGGGGCCCAGTATTCCATGTTTCAGGCAGCTCCAGCTCCTAAAATGATTGAAGATGGTAAAATCCACACAATGGAGCACATGATCAGCCCCATCGCTGTGCAGCCAGACCCAGCCAGTGCCGCCGCGGCCGCGGCCGCCGCCGTCATCCCTGCCGTGTCCACGCCACCACCTTTCCAG ggCCGCCCAATAACTCCAGTGTACACGGTGGCTCCGAACGTTCAGAGAATTCCCGCTGCCGGGATCTACGGGGCCAGTTATGTGCCATTTGCTGCTCCGACCACAGCTACGATCGCCACGCTGCAGAAGAACGCAGCGGCCGCCGTCTACAGCGGGTACGCAGGCTACATACCTCAGGCCTTCCCCGCCGCTGCTATCCAGGTGCCCATCCACGACGTCTACCAGACCTACTGA